One Paenisporosarcina sp. FSL H8-0542 genomic region harbors:
- a CDS encoding peptidylprolyl isomerase has translation MKKRGWLLLISLIVLLAGCGTNESVEQEKTEKPKKETQQTTTTTEGESAMYPQLSTEVASNEALVVMNTTMGAIKIKLFPEIAPKTVENFITHAENGYYDGIIFHRIISDFMIQGGDPTGTGMGGESIYGPKFEDEFSDKAFNLRGALSMANAGPGTNGSQFFIVQKSDMDSSMLSQMKKAGYPEEIVEAYATNGGTPWLDNKHTVFGQVIEGMDVVDAMTKVKRNSSDKPLEDIKIESIEVLQK, from the coding sequence ATGAAAAAACGAGGATGGCTGTTATTAATTAGTTTGATTGTCCTGTTAGCAGGATGCGGCACAAATGAAAGTGTCGAACAAGAAAAGACAGAAAAACCAAAAAAAGAAACGCAACAAACTACTACAACAACTGAAGGAGAGAGTGCAATGTATCCACAATTATCAACAGAAGTTGCTTCAAACGAAGCATTAGTCGTAATGAACACAACTATGGGTGCGATTAAAATTAAACTTTTCCCTGAAATCGCTCCTAAAACAGTAGAAAACTTTATTACTCATGCCGAAAATGGATATTATGATGGCATCATTTTCCACCGAATTATTTCTGATTTCATGATTCAAGGTGGCGATCCTACTGGAACTGGTATGGGTGGAGAAAGCATTTACGGACCTAAATTTGAAGATGAGTTCTCGGATAAAGCATTTAACTTACGTGGTGCATTATCAATGGCCAATGCTGGTCCTGGAACAAACGGTAGTCAATTCTTTATCGTTCAAAAAAGCGATATGGACTCAAGCATGTTGAGCCAAATGAAAAAAGCGGGATACCCTGAAGAAATCGTTGAAGCATATGCAACTAATGGTGGTACACCTTGGTTAGATAACAAACACACAGTTTTTGGACAAGTTATTGAAGGTATGGATGTTGTGGACGCGATGACTAAGGTTAAAAGGAATTCAAGCGACAAACCACTTGAAGACATCAAAATCGAATCAATCGAAGTTCTTCAAAAATAA
- a CDS encoding MalY/PatB family protein, with protein sequence MTSFEQVIDRRSTRSVKWDLMEIIYGIEDASDILPMWVADMDFAAPQAVIDALQERLKHPIFGYSYMCEGCRTAVQNWLLQRHGWQTQSEWMLFHHGVVPAIATVIETFTQKGDSILISSPVYPPFFSIPEKQGRQLVENFLIEKNGVYEFDLDSFENQLAQGVKLYILCNPHNPGGMVWSKETLEEIVRLCAKYDTLILSDEIHSDLVFAPHRHIPLVTVANGEEHRIITCVAPTKTFNLAGIQAAVMIVTDEEKREQLKENALANGQMELSPFAATALTAAYEHGEPWLEELLTVFSSHMDYAIAEITKAVPAVKIAKPNGTYLLWIDTRDTGLSEKEIMNLLLTKGKLALEPGSKYGQAGTGFFRMNVACPRSILEDGVARFIKALT encoded by the coding sequence TTGACTTCGTTTGAACAAGTAATCGATAGACGCAGTACTCGCTCAGTAAAATGGGATTTAATGGAGATAATATATGGGATTGAAGATGCTTCGGATATTTTGCCAATGTGGGTAGCAGACATGGATTTTGCAGCTCCTCAAGCCGTCATTGATGCACTTCAAGAACGACTCAAACACCCGATCTTTGGCTACTCCTACATGTGTGAAGGATGTAGAACTGCCGTGCAAAATTGGCTTCTTCAACGTCACGGATGGCAAACACAAAGTGAATGGATGCTTTTTCATCATGGTGTAGTTCCTGCCATAGCGACGGTTATTGAAACATTTACTCAAAAAGGAGACAGCATCCTGATCTCATCTCCTGTCTATCCCCCGTTTTTCTCAATTCCCGAAAAACAAGGAAGACAACTTGTTGAGAATTTCCTAATTGAAAAAAATGGCGTTTATGAATTTGATTTGGATAGTTTTGAAAACCAGTTGGCTCAAGGCGTGAAACTTTACATTTTATGTAATCCCCACAATCCTGGTGGTATGGTGTGGTCAAAAGAAACTTTAGAAGAAATCGTTCGGTTGTGTGCTAAATATGATACCTTGATTTTATCTGATGAAATACATAGTGACCTGGTTTTTGCCCCACATCGACATATTCCACTTGTCACGGTTGCAAATGGTGAAGAACATCGCATTATTACTTGTGTTGCTCCCACAAAAACCTTTAACTTGGCTGGTATACAAGCTGCCGTCATGATTGTGACAGACGAAGAGAAACGGGAACAACTAAAAGAAAACGCGCTTGCTAATGGACAAATGGAATTGAGTCCATTTGCGGCAACTGCTTTAACAGCCGCTTACGAACATGGTGAACCTTGGTTAGAAGAATTGCTGACTGTCTTTTCTTCACATATGGACTATGCCATTGCTGAAATAACCAAAGCTGTTCCTGCCGTGAAAATTGCTAAGCCGAATGGAACATACCTGTTATGGATCGATACTCGCGATACCGGTCTATCTGAAAAAGAGATAATGAATTTACTGTTGACCAAAGGAAAGCTTGCTTTGGAGCCTGGTTCTAAATATGGACAAGCCGGAACAGGCTTTTTCAGAATGAATGTCGCTTGTCCTCGCTCGATTCTTGAAGATGGGGTTGCCCGTTTTATAAAGGCTTTAACTTAA
- a CDS encoding DUF1871 family protein, whose amino-acid sequence MENIEMNRKAVKLLQLWDPFKMGTDAYDTETADVVAALQGIDHPTELAKRIQEVYEHSYEQWIPIDQCVQIAYKLIAVKYEAKCIV is encoded by the coding sequence ATGGAAAATATTGAAATGAATCGCAAGGCAGTGAAATTGCTTCAGTTATGGGATCCTTTCAAAATGGGTACTGATGCATATGATACAGAAACAGCTGATGTAGTGGCGGCCCTTCAAGGAATCGACCATCCAACTGAACTGGCAAAACGCATTCAAGAAGTTTATGAACATTCATATGAACAATGGATCCCTATTGACCAATGTGTTCAAATTGCCTATAAATTAATAGCGGTAAAATACGAGGCGAAATGCATCGTCTAA
- a CDS encoding helix-turn-helix transcriptional regulator: MKQEFHTQLRLLREERNMSLEDLSLKTRVGAGKLEQYEAGTEVPSVQTILKLSNALEVPASNLLDGLQVSS, from the coding sequence ATGAAACAAGAATTTCACACTCAACTTCGCTTATTGCGTGAAGAACGTAATATGTCTTTAGAAGATTTATCATTAAAAACACGAGTTGGTGCGGGGAAATTAGAACAATATGAAGCTGGTACAGAAGTCCCTTCCGTACAGACCATTTTGAAATTATCCAACGCACTCGAAGTTCCAGCCTCTAATTTGTTGGATGGACTTCAAGTTAGTTCATAA
- a CDS encoding sodium-dependent transporter, producing MAKRDHFASKIGFVLAAAGSAIGLGAIWKFPYMAGTNGGSVFVLMFIISTLLIGLPILLAEFVIGRKGQADAITGLKKLAPGKKWYLIGWSGFFFSFIILSFYSVVGGWILSYLGRALLFSLNNTGESSYANLFNSIISNPWEVLIGQAVFMLLTIMIVQGGIEAGIERASRIMMPALLIFFVVLVIRSLTLEGAMEGVKFMFVPDWSYFNAQTLLLALGQAFFSLSVGVAGMMTYASYLPKEQKLGNSAVSVSMLNIGISLMAGLVIFPAVFALGYSPNEGPGLVFIILPAVFEQIPFGAFFMLLFFILMLFATLTSSIAMLETVVSMGIKNAYDKRKRSSWIYGLLIFLVGIPSALSFGVFSDVKIFGKSFFDFADFLTNNFGLPLGALMISIFAGYVLKKQETFEELNMSSLAFNIWRFVVRYLAPIAIILIFLNAMFSAFKG from the coding sequence ATGGCAAAGCGCGATCATTTTGCATCTAAGATTGGCTTCGTCCTTGCAGCTGCAGGGAGTGCAATAGGGCTGGGGGCAATATGGAAGTTTCCATATATGGCAGGAACAAACGGTGGAAGCGTATTTGTCTTGATGTTTATCATCAGTACATTGTTAATTGGTTTACCAATTCTACTTGCAGAATTCGTCATTGGACGTAAAGGACAAGCTGATGCAATTACAGGACTAAAAAAGCTGGCACCGGGCAAGAAATGGTATTTAATTGGTTGGTCAGGGTTCTTTTTTTCATTTATTATTTTGTCATTCTACAGTGTTGTGGGTGGATGGATTTTATCCTATTTAGGAAGAGCTTTACTGTTCAGCCTTAATAATACTGGAGAAAGTTCTTACGCGAACTTATTCAATAGCATCATCTCGAACCCCTGGGAAGTATTGATTGGTCAAGCCGTCTTTATGTTATTGACGATTATGATTGTACAAGGTGGGATTGAGGCAGGGATTGAACGTGCCAGCCGAATTATGATGCCAGCACTATTAATCTTCTTTGTTGTTCTGGTTATTCGTTCATTGACACTGGAGGGCGCAATGGAAGGTGTTAAATTTATGTTCGTGCCAGATTGGTCTTACTTTAATGCACAAACCTTGCTGTTGGCATTGGGTCAAGCGTTCTTCTCCCTTAGTGTCGGTGTAGCTGGAATGATGACATATGCCTCTTACTTGCCTAAGGAACAAAAATTAGGGAATTCTGCTGTTAGTGTTTCCATGTTAAATATCGGCATTTCACTAATGGCGGGTCTGGTTATATTCCCAGCCGTTTTTGCATTAGGATATTCGCCTAACGAAGGGCCGGGACTAGTTTTTATCATTTTACCTGCAGTCTTTGAACAAATTCCTTTCGGTGCTTTCTTTATGCTGTTGTTCTTTATTTTGATGTTATTTGCAACTTTGACGTCTTCCATTGCGATGCTTGAGACCGTCGTGTCCATGGGGATTAAAAATGCATATGATAAACGGAAACGCTCTTCATGGATTTATGGATTGCTTATTTTCCTTGTGGGTATTCCAAGTGCGCTATCGTTTGGGGTATTTTCGGATGTGAAGATATTCGGAAAATCTTTCTTCGATTTTGCTGACTTCCTGACAAATAACTTTGGTTTACCTTTAGGGGCTTTAATGATTTCGATTTTTGCAGGTTACGTTTTGAAGAAACAAGAAACGTTTGAGGAATTGAATATGTCTTCTTTAGCTTTTAACATTTGGCGCTTCGTTGTTCGATACCTTGCCCCAATTGCGATTATTTTGATTTTCCTAAATGCCATGTTTTCAGCCTTTAAAGGTTGA
- a CDS encoding sigma-70 family RNA polymerase sigma factor produces MNELVLIERAQKGDRAAYGDLMNLHHRTVEKFAYQCGVKADDVQDVTQEVFIKLYRFLHQFQRDRFTTWLYKITLNAARDYYRKEQREKDKEDKAQDNENFGTSVRSAESKILVFEEDRELHAAIQMLDEKYRIPIVLFYFQELTYDQIGDVMNIPLATVKTRLLRAKEQLKSALALKGGAEYGR; encoded by the coding sequence ATGAACGAACTGGTTTTAATTGAAAGGGCACAAAAAGGAGACAGGGCGGCCTACGGTGATTTAATGAATCTTCATCATAGAACCGTTGAGAAATTTGCCTACCAGTGTGGTGTCAAAGCAGATGATGTGCAAGATGTGACCCAGGAAGTATTTATTAAACTGTATAGATTCCTCCATCAATTTCAGCGTGACCGATTTACGACATGGTTATACAAAATTACGTTAAATGCAGCGAGAGATTATTATCGAAAAGAACAACGAGAAAAAGATAAAGAAGATAAAGCCCAGGATAACGAAAACTTCGGAACGAGTGTAAGATCTGCAGAATCGAAAATTCTGGTCTTTGAAGAAGACAGAGAATTGCATGCGGCCATTCAGATGCTTGATGAAAAATATCGAATTCCCATCGTATTATTTTATTTTCAGGAACTCACATATGACCAAATCGGTGATGTCATGAACATTCCACTGGCAACGGTTAAGACACGGTTGCTAAGAGCAAAAGAACAACTCAAATCCGCACTTGCATTAAAAGGAGGGGCCGAATATGGACGATAA